The stretch of DNA GCACACAGACTTTCTCTACTGTGATGGAGCTATCACAGAGGTTCTTAAATTTGGCTCCTGTCAGTTACACTCGGGATGCAAGGTGCTTTTTCTCATCATTCCAGGTGAGCTAGTAGTGAGTTAGGCAATGTTCTGTATTCATATAATCCCGCGGGTCACAATTTAGAGGTCTTTCACAATCAGCTCACGTGGTGGCCCTATCCTTTAGAGGGCCCCTTTGTTCAAATATAGACTGAAGACCTTTATTATGTTACTGTACTTGCATGGTGCACATTTCTAAATAGAATCACCACAAACTGACTAATGCACAGAAGTGTTGGTGGTAATGGTGGTTGGTAGGAGTCAGTAGGGGCCCAATAGCTACATTTGGCTGCAGGGTTCCCACCCATGACTGTAGCGACTGGAATGGTCAATAGTGGCCTGGAACAGCAGTTCAGGTTATTTTAGGCAGAGCTATTTGAAAAGTGAGTCCCAGGTCACACTTAAACATTGCTCTCCATCATAATGTAAAGTGGACTCAGAAGTTGTCAGATACAAAATGTACATTGTCAGTAAGTTTGGAATCCACTGTTTCATTGATTGTCTTCTTTCCTTCAATAACGGCtatttgaactgaaaaaacTGTACAGTTAAGACGCCATatgtattatttacattttaaaaagtttggcTCAAAAAGCAGGACAATTAAATCATTCAGATGTCCATTTAGTCCATGTTCCCATAGTGCTGCATGGAGAGAGCACACAGCTGTAACCATTGTTTCCTCCCATATAcctttcattttaaatgagttttCCAGTCCAGAAAAGGGTAGATGATCCTAGTTTACTGAACCACAACGGTTTCATTTGGCTCTACATTTTTTGAGTTTTACTTTGGGACCTCTGCAGTTTATTCACTGGTTGCACACAATACGTGTAAACTGTTATTTGTCAACCCATGGCATGTTCAGCTGATATTTCGTGATACAGTTCCAGTAATGCTAACCCTAGACAGCTTTGCTAAAGCTACACGTTAGTTTCATTCCAGCTGGTTAAAGGTGTTATTTTGCACTTAACACTGAACACTGGTTTAAATCTGCACAGATTTTGAAGCTAAGCTTCCAATTTCTTTTACCAGTGACTGTGGATTTCTTCTATTGTTATTTAACTGTTGCTGTTAAAGAAcctttgtctctttctgcccTTTCACTTGTCAGCCTGGTTAAACCATTGTACAGTGTTTTGTTCTTCATGTACCAAACATTACTTTACATACTAACAGCCATTTGCAAAGAGACTTTTCTACAATCTGAAAGTATGAAAAACATAGATTACTGTGTAAAAATGTACTGAATCAAAGTTTCTGTGGCAGGCAATTCCAAACTTTTGAACCGTACTGTACAGTTTGGAAAATGTAAAGAATAGAGAAGGTTTGtctttgattttattgttttgagaCTGAAAGGTATCATGAACGCTTGAAAATGAGAAACACTGTTGCAGGCAGAAGACCACCGGTTTAAATTACAGGGTATTAGAAAGAATCCAAACATTGAAAGTGAAATAGCACCTGTGCCCTTCTTTAGGTATGTGAGGAAATATGCTAACCTTCCGCTGCCTTCCACACAGGTAACCCAGGTGTAGTGGGCTTCTATAGAACCTTCATGCAAACACTTCACAGTATGTTTGGATACCGCCACCCAGTGTGGGCTGTGAGCCACGCTGGCCACTGTGCACCACCAGACTTCATGGACATGGTAGAAAgtatgattcattttcaaattcacCAGGGCTCCCACACTGTGCATTGTATTCACAATACATCTGAACACGTCATCCAGAATGCGTAGGCAAAGATTCTCTGTAGCTAAACACGTCGCATTTGAAAGAAGACATAAACATTAAAGTGGGAATTTAATTCAGTGGAGATAAGGTCCACTCTAAATCTGTTTCTCCACAGAtgcctcctcagcagcagaagGTGACGTGTTTGGTCTGAATGGGCAGATCGAACACAAGCTGGCCTTCCTCAGGAAACATGTACCCAGAGACACCAACCTGGTCCTGGTGGGGCACTCCATCGGGTGTTACATTATCCTGGACATGATGAAGAGAGATCCCCAACTCAAGGTTTTCTTacaatctgtcttttttttttttttggaggaaaaaagCATCACATTTAACCTTGAAAATTGCCCCCCAGTCCACAGGGCAGTATAATAAAGAGGATATAGTGACACCTGTGGCTAAAAACATCTTAAACAGAGCAGGCTGTCAGGTGCTGTTAAAACACCCCTCCAATGTCTGGTCGTCATGCTAAAAGAAAGTAgattaaattacataaaaactCCCTTTTTATATTGAGGGGGTTTCCATGATTACATCCTATGATCTGCCTATTTTCTATTGGGATATTTTATGTCGCCCGTTGTTTCTTGATTACAGATTATGAAGGCCATCATGCTGTTTCCCACCATTGAGCGCATGGCTCAGACTCCTCAGGGGAAGGTGATGACCCCGGTGCTGTGTCACATGCGTTATGTGGCCTACctgcctctcttcctgctctctctgctgcccgATGGCCTCAAAGCCGCCCTCATCAAACTGGTGTTTGGCGGCATCCGCTCTCTGGACCACGCTGTAGTCCAACCCACTGTAGGTTTACTCAGTGGAGACTGTGCAGGTTGGTCATGCTTTCTGTTTTACTCCTGTGATGTTCCCTTTTCACTGAGGATGTGTTACAGTGATTACAGGCTAGGTGGGGACTTGTTTTCCAAGCACATCATTCCACCATTTACACTGACTACTCAGCTGGCGGTCAGGTAGATAGACagatgtactttattgatcccagactgggaaaaTGTGTGCTGTTGTAAATTGTACGTCAGCTGTGGTTTGTagaatttgaaatgtttaaacaaCAGGTGaaaagacaggagaggacacaAGGGGCCAGATTTAGCGCGGCCACAAGACTAGACACTAGACATATTCTGCAAGGGAGGGAGAGCTCACAGGCTTAGTTCAGAGGTGGGATTTCTGTAAATTCTCCTATTACTTTGCAGAGCTGCAGTTCAATTTGACCCTGGGTGAAAAACTGGctcaaaatattattataataacttTAAATCTAATTAATCATACGGTAGGGAATGTTAAACACATTCATGGGCGCCTAAAAGGAGATGCAGTGGCATGATAAGATGtaacagatatatatatataaaaatcaaatgtaatgaATGCTGTTACAGTGCAGACATTGTGTTTGTTGGTAACATTTGTTCAACTTTTCTTTCTAAGAACCGGTTGAATGGCCCCATATTCAATTTGCATGTCTTCTACCACCATAACCTTCTTTGTGATTCCTGTAAATCCATCTGTGCCATGTTAACATCTGGTCTTCAGAGGTGGAGAATTTGCACAGAAATTGTGTGAGAATACATAATCAGCCTCCCCAGCAGTGAtcaaaaagcatcacaaaaagaaaaaaactactttttttttaatcagctgtgtaaaacacattttacagacGTTTCAAACGGCAAGTCTGCATGTCGGTTAATACTTCTAGCATGTTTAGAAGACAGTTAAGCTGTGACAAGGCCACTGAGACTTTGCTTCTCTTTGTAGCCAATGCCATGTACATGGGGGCTCAGGAAATGAGGAAAGTTCTGGAAAGAGACAATATAACCATCGAGAAAAATCTTAAAAAGGTGAGAAACATAACATACCATAACATAAAAACCTCATGACATATAAAGATGCTTGAGTTATCACTTCACGGTTTACTTGTGACGTCTTCTTTTCAATTGCTATTGTGCGTTTAAACTAGAAATCCGCTGCAAACCGCCTGTGTGCTCTCATTTTCAGCTCATATTCTACTATGGCGCTACAGACCACTGGTGTCCTGTTCAGTACTATCATGACATCAAACAGGACTTCCCACGTGGAGATTTAAGACTTTGTGAGAACGGATTCCGCCATGCCTTTGTCCTGGATGCTGGAAGAGAAGTTGCCAAAATGGTGGTGGAATGGATCAGTGGAGATTTGAAGACATGAGTTCATCCTTCTCTCGCCGTcttctcctctgcctgtctgacaGGAACACCAATGGTAACGCTCAGAGTCCAGAGCAGGCGCTGAGTGTTTCATTAGCTGAAATCGTGGAATGGAATTGAGAATAAAAGCAAGCTCACATATAACACAGACGGTGttataatagaaataattttaatatattttggtCAATACAGTGGCATTATTTTGATCACAATAAGCACAATAAATAATCCAAATGTGACATGACAACTGatatattttaagtatttttactTGTGTATAAGAAATGATACAAGATCCAATGaaactaaaacatattttaaatgaacagaGTGTTGTTTTGACTATATTATATAGATTCAGCCATCCATCTCCAAGGCAACCATTAAATGCACTACTGTAGCACATGTAAGTATGTAAGTATACGGCAAGTGTTAATCCTTTAAGTCGTTTTGCTCTTATGccacttttattttctattctttttcaCATGCACAATGGTGTAGGTGGGAATTCGTGCTTTCCTTTGTATGGTGACTTAAACATCATATATGCACTGGGGGAATTCATCTTAcacacctttttatttttcatatattgtatttttcagtAGTTGACTTTCACTGTGCAGTGACACATCAGAGCAGCTTATAGTTGTAATGGGATCTGACTGGTGGCACTTTTAGGATTCCAAGCCCagtttgaattaaattaaattaaattaaattaaattaaaaattgaattCACTAAATACATAGAGTATTGATAACCAGAGCGAAGTGAAGCTCACATATTGTTTACGAAGCAAGGCTAAgtcaaataattattatttttgaattaatttcatTCCAAACTGGTTATTagctgaaaaacacaataaccCAATTCATACATGTGCTTTACTAACTTGGAACTGGAACACCGTCCTAGTTATTGTTTTGTAACAACTAATCTGCTGAACAAGTGATGACAAAAGGTTTAACCAACAAAGGAAAGCCACTGTGTGATAGGTAGCCCTCATACTGAATGTGTGGTTTAGATATTTTCCAGTGTTATTCCCATATAACAGTTTTCTGCTTAAAGGTATTCTTTTTTAAGAGTTCAGCACTCAGACACTGTGTTTTATCTGATTGACAATCATCTGGCAACACATATGCGAAATCAAGAAATCCAGCTTTGAGGTCATTTTATAAAGCAATGTAAAAGAATTTATTGTTCTTGTAACAGGTT from Pempheris klunzingeri isolate RE-2024b chromosome 13, fPemKlu1.hap1, whole genome shotgun sequence encodes:
- the ldah gene encoding lipid droplet-associated hydrolase, which codes for MLFTAVKRANEMDNIAPDRRDEAHTDFLYCDGAITEVLKFGSCQLHSGCKVLFLIIPGNPGVVGFYRTFMQTLHSMFGYRHPVWAVSHAGHCAPPDFMDMVENASSAAEGDVFGLNGQIEHKLAFLRKHVPRDTNLVLVGHSIGCYIILDMMKRDPQLKIMKAIMLFPTIERMAQTPQGKVMTPVLCHMRYVAYLPLFLLSLLPDGLKAALIKLVFGGIRSLDHAVVQPTVGLLSGDCAANAMYMGAQEMRKVLERDNITIEKNLKKLIFYYGATDHWCPVQYYHDIKQDFPRGDLRLCENGFRHAFVLDAGREVAKMVVEWISGDLKT